The Mesorhizobium loti genome includes a region encoding these proteins:
- a CDS encoding L,D-transpeptidase yields the protein MSKTEIESFRLSRRGFLNAAALGAASIAVSACATTGPGPVEPPPPPTYVEPPLPDYATMYAAVSDGGFDLPAIPFDKIDPQFLRQVVPDPTGQKPGTIIVDTTGHHLYLVRPGGQAIRYGVGLGRAGFEWSGDAVVQWKQKWPKWTPPDEMIARQPELKPYSADNGGMPGGLKNPLGARALYLFQGNVDTLYRLHGSPEWRSIGKSVSSGCVRLMNQDIIDLYDRVPSKTPVIVTSDASQPMVATASGKAIPIDAGVPDGSVLLGPVKAITNSIF from the coding sequence ATGTCCAAAACCGAAATCGAATCCTTTCGCCTGAGCCGTCGCGGCTTTCTCAATGCCGCAGCCCTGGGCGCCGCTTCGATCGCGGTTTCCGCGTGCGCCACCACCGGACCAGGGCCGGTCGAGCCGCCGCCGCCGCCAACCTATGTCGAGCCGCCTCTGCCCGACTATGCGACGATGTATGCGGCCGTCAGCGATGGCGGTTTCGACCTTCCGGCCATACCGTTCGACAAAATCGATCCGCAGTTCCTGCGCCAGGTCGTGCCCGATCCGACTGGACAGAAGCCCGGCACCATCATCGTCGACACCACCGGACACCATCTCTATCTGGTGCGCCCGGGCGGCCAGGCGATCCGTTACGGTGTCGGTCTCGGCCGCGCAGGGTTCGAATGGTCCGGCGACGCTGTGGTCCAGTGGAAGCAAAAGTGGCCGAAGTGGACGCCGCCGGATGAAATGATCGCTAGGCAGCCGGAATTGAAGCCATACAGCGCCGACAATGGCGGCATGCCCGGTGGCTTGAAGAACCCGCTTGGTGCGCGTGCGCTCTATCTTTTCCAGGGCAACGTCGACACGCTCTACCGCCTGCACGGCTCGCCGGAGTGGCGGTCGATCGGCAAGTCGGTCTCGTCAGGCTGCGTACGCCTGATGAACCAGGACATTATCGACCTCTATGACCGCGTGCCCTCGAAGACGCCGGTCATCGTGACCAGCGACGCCAGCCAGCCGATGGTGGCGACAGCCAGCGGCAAGGCTATCCCGATCGATGCCGGCGTACCGGACGGATCGGTGCTGCTTGGGCCGGTCAAGGCGATCACCAACTCGATCTTCTGA
- a CDS encoding methylmalonyl-CoA mutase: MGAGALIQDIEPENAGRQRWLALAEKALAGASFEEKLVSHSDDNIRIEPLYDRSTAAEPIVRANPKLPWIVSQRIDDPDIDRARTQALEDVAQGATGLSLVFEGAPNAFGYGLPRTAKALETVLDGIPLNRVQVRIDAHPWSRAVADWLVAFLSKRRSDPAKLNLSFGIDPAAIFAGTGRLRMSIEALQASMPQSLAHFFSMGVPGVLLEADGRVFHNAGATEAQELGIMLASAVSYLRMFETARQPLVYAAPHIGFALSVDQDQLLSMAKVRALRRLWARVQEACSIPTSTANIHAETSFRMMTAMDPETNILRTTIACFAAASGGADSISILPHTIAHGLPAGFARRVARNAQLIMANESHIDHVADPAYGSGAVEALTAELCEKAWAELQTIEAEGGVLSSLQDGHIQKRVHASAAQRNAAYQAGERAIIGTTLYPLKNERPVETLAAERRPAFTEGVAVCEPLFPVRIDQSIGAAS; encoded by the coding sequence ATGGGCGCCGGAGCCTTGATCCAGGACATTGAACCCGAGAACGCCGGGCGCCAACGATGGCTGGCCCTGGCGGAAAAGGCGCTGGCCGGCGCGTCCTTCGAGGAGAAGCTGGTCTCGCATAGCGATGACAACATCCGCATCGAACCGCTCTATGACCGCAGCACCGCCGCGGAACCGATCGTGCGCGCAAACCCGAAATTGCCCTGGATCGTCAGCCAGCGCATCGACGATCCGGATATTGACCGTGCCAGAACCCAGGCACTGGAGGACGTGGCACAAGGCGCCACGGGATTGTCGCTTGTCTTCGAAGGCGCACCGAACGCGTTCGGTTACGGCCTGCCAAGGACGGCGAAGGCACTGGAGACGGTGCTGGACGGCATACCGCTCAACCGCGTCCAGGTTCGCATCGACGCCCATCCCTGGAGCCGCGCCGTGGCCGACTGGCTGGTGGCGTTCCTGAGCAAGCGCCGTTCGGACCCGGCAAAGCTCAACCTCTCCTTCGGCATCGATCCGGCGGCCATCTTCGCCGGAACCGGCCGGCTGCGCATGTCGATCGAGGCTTTGCAGGCCTCGATGCCGCAGTCGCTGGCGCATTTCTTCTCGATGGGCGTTCCGGGCGTGCTGCTGGAGGCGGACGGGCGCGTATTCCACAACGCCGGCGCCACCGAAGCGCAGGAGCTTGGCATCATGCTGGCTTCGGCGGTTTCCTATCTCCGAATGTTCGAGACGGCGCGGCAGCCGCTTGTCTATGCCGCACCCCATATCGGCTTCGCGCTCAGCGTCGACCAGGACCAGTTGCTGTCGATGGCCAAGGTCAGGGCGCTGCGCAGGCTCTGGGCGCGGGTGCAGGAGGCTTGTTCGATCCCGACATCCACCGCCAATATCCATGCCGAGACGTCGTTTCGTATGATGACGGCGATGGACCCGGAGACCAACATCCTGCGCACCACCATCGCCTGCTTTGCCGCGGCGTCCGGCGGCGCCGATTCGATCTCCATCCTGCCGCACACGATCGCGCATGGCCTGCCGGCGGGTTTTGCCCGCCGCGTTGCCCGCAACGCGCAGCTGATCATGGCCAATGAAAGCCATATCGATCACGTCGCCGATCCTGCCTATGGCTCCGGCGCGGTCGAAGCGCTGACTGCGGAACTCTGCGAGAAGGCCTGGGCGGAATTGCAGACAATCGAGGCCGAGGGCGGCGTGTTGTCCAGCCTTCAGGACGGACATATCCAGAAGCGCGTTCACGCCTCGGCGGCGCAGCGCAACGCGGCCTACCAGGCAGGCGAGCGGGCCATCATCGGCACCACGCTCTATCCCCTGAAAAACGAACGGCCAGTCGAGACGCTGGCGGCGGAACGGCGGCCGGCCTTCACCGAAGGCGTTGCCGTCTGCGAACCCCTGTTTCCAGTCCGCATCGACCAATCGATCGGAGCCGCCTCTTGA
- a CDS encoding haloacid dehalogenase type II: MQYAAYVFDAYGTLFDVHAAVRRHADRIGPDGQLLSEIWRAKQLEYSWVRTLMGAYADFWQLTEQALDFALRKVPSADPGLKATLLDAYWRLDCYPEVPAVLKALKASGARLAILSNGSPEMLQAAVKSAALDQVLDDIYSVDTVRRFKTDPAVYDMVATGWRLYPGAVSFQSSNRWDIAGATKFGFRTVWINRSNQPEEYRDFPPALILPSLEALVPGS, translated from the coding sequence ATGCAATACGCCGCCTATGTTTTCGACGCCTATGGCACGCTGTTCGACGTGCATGCCGCCGTGCGCCGTCATGCCGACCGGATCGGGCCGGACGGCCAATTGTTGTCCGAGATCTGGCGCGCCAAGCAGCTCGAATATTCCTGGGTGCGCACGCTGATGGGCGCCTATGCCGATTTCTGGCAGCTGACCGAACAGGCGCTCGATTTCGCCTTGCGCAAGGTTCCCTCTGCCGATCCCGGCCTCAAGGCGACATTGCTGGATGCCTATTGGCGGCTGGATTGCTATCCGGAAGTGCCGGCCGTGCTCAAGGCACTCAAGGCTTCGGGGGCGAGGTTGGCGATCCTGTCCAACGGCTCGCCCGAAATGCTGCAGGCAGCGGTCAAATCCGCCGCGCTCGACCAGGTTCTGGACGATATCTATTCCGTCGATACGGTGCGGCGCTTCAAAACCGATCCGGCAGTCTACGACATGGTCGCCACGGGCTGGCGCCTCTACCCCGGCGCGGTTTCCTTCCAGTCCTCCAATCGCTGGGACATTGCAGGCGCCACCAAATTCGGCTTCCGCACCGTCTGGATCAACCGTTCCAACCAGCCCGAGGAATACCGGGACTTCCCGCCGGCCCTGATCCTGCCATCGCTCGAAGCCTTGGTGCCCGGCAGCTAG
- the greA gene encoding transcription elongation factor GreA: protein MSRAFTREEDSENAIAGVGERPVSQHRNLVTEHGLAQIEDNLTDLRDILAKAERKADRERIAVVSRDLRYWTARRESAELSVPEPGSDLVRFGMGVTLEGDDGRKVHWKIVGEDEADPAKGTISHVSPMAVALFGKKVGDVASVNGKEWEIVKLSES, encoded by the coding sequence ATGAGCAGAGCTTTTACCCGCGAGGAAGACAGCGAAAACGCTATTGCCGGTGTCGGTGAGCGGCCGGTCAGCCAGCACCGCAATCTGGTGACGGAGCACGGCCTGGCGCAGATCGAGGACAATCTCACCGACTTGCGCGACATATTGGCGAAGGCCGAACGGAAAGCGGATCGCGAGCGCATCGCGGTTGTGTCGCGTGACCTGCGCTATTGGACCGCCCGGCGTGAAAGCGCCGAGCTCTCCGTGCCGGAGCCGGGCAGCGACCTGGTGCGCTTCGGCATGGGCGTCACGCTTGAGGGCGATGACGGCAGGAAGGTACACTGGAAAATCGTCGGCGAAGACGAGGCTGATCCGGCCAAGGGGACGATTTCCCATGTGTCGCCGATGGCAGTTGCCTTGTTCGGCAAGAAGGTCGGCGACGTGGCAAGCGTCAACGGCAAGGAATGGGAAATCGTCAAGCTGTCGGAGAGCTAG
- a CDS encoding asparaginase has protein sequence MTNPVLIEVLRGAIVESAHRGSVAVFDGDGKPVWEIGDTSKPVFPRSAVKAIQALPLVESGAADAYGFGNRELALACASHSGEPAHVELARSMLAKAGLDGSALECGTHWPSNHDAEIALARGGGSPNALHNNCSGKHSGFLCTCVHAGIAHRGYVKPGHGLQEMVRDAMQAVTGAVHGADERAIDGCSIPTYAVPLRSFALGFARMATTSGFGPERAKAARRLLAACMAEPFFVAGSGREDVALMEAAPGRIFTKGGAEGVHCAAIPELGFGIALKCDDGAGRAGGAMVAAVLAKLLRADEALASKLSQLANAPIESRNGAKVGGLRPTAAFS, from the coding sequence ATGACAAATCCGGTTCTGATCGAAGTCTTGCGCGGCGCGATCGTCGAGAGCGCGCATCGTGGCTCAGTCGCGGTCTTCGATGGCGACGGCAAACCGGTCTGGGAGATTGGCGACACCTCGAAGCCGGTGTTCCCGCGCTCGGCGGTCAAGGCAATCCAGGCATTGCCGCTGGTCGAAAGCGGCGCGGCCGACGCCTATGGCTTCGGCAATCGCGAACTGGCGCTTGCCTGTGCGTCTCATTCGGGCGAGCCGGCACATGTCGAACTGGCGCGATCCATGCTGGCCAAGGCCGGGCTGGACGGATCAGCGCTCGAATGCGGCACGCATTGGCCGTCCAATCATGACGCCGAGATTGCGCTCGCCCGCGGCGGCGGTTCGCCGAACGCATTGCATAACAATTGCTCCGGCAAGCATTCCGGCTTCCTCTGCACCTGCGTCCACGCCGGCATTGCGCATCGCGGCTATGTCAAGCCGGGGCACGGCCTGCAGGAGATGGTGCGCGACGCCATGCAAGCGGTCACGGGCGCCGTCCACGGCGCGGATGAGCGGGCCATCGATGGATGCTCGATCCCGACCTATGCGGTGCCGCTCCGGAGCTTCGCGCTCGGCTTTGCCCGCATGGCCACGACATCAGGTTTTGGTCCCGAGCGAGCCAAGGCCGCGAGGCGGCTGCTGGCCGCCTGTATGGCCGAACCCTTCTTCGTTGCCGGCAGTGGCCGCGAAGACGTCGCGCTGATGGAGGCCGCACCAGGGCGGATTTTCACGAAAGGCGGCGCCGAAGGCGTCCATTGTGCCGCAATTCCGGAACTTGGCTTTGGCATCGCACTCAAATGTGATGACGGCGCCGGCCGCGCCGGCGGAGCCATGGTTGCCGCCGTTCTTGCCAAATTGTTGCGCGCCGACGAGGCCCTGGCGTCAAAGCTGAGCCAACTGGCAAACGCGCCCATCGAAAGCCGGAACGGTGCCAAAGTCGGGGGCCTGAGGCCGACAGCAGCCTTCAGCTGA
- a CDS encoding DUF853 domain-containing protein, whose product MADDTSIFIGASRKPDDSYQRAEQLLLQYGNRHGLVTGATGTGKTVTLQILAEGFSNAGVPVFCADIKGDLSGIAMMGTAQDFLVKRAEQIKLDPYDFQEFPVIFWDLFGEQGHPIRATVSEMGPLLLSRLMNLTEAQEGIMNIAFRLADEEGLLLLDMKDLQALLANIAERADEIGSRYGNVTKPSVGAIQRTLLVLEQQGAANFFGEPALRIADIMRTTRDGRGAISVLAADKLMMNPRLYATFLLWLMSELFEVLPEVGDPDKPKLVFFFDEAHLLFDEAPKVLIDRVEQVVRLIRSKGVGVYFVTQNPLDIPEKVLAQLGNRVQHALRAYTPREQQAVRTAAETFRPNPDFDCMTAITQLATGEALVSTLEAKGVPSMVQRTLIRPPSSRLGPITAAERQKLIQESPVTGQYDQVIDRESAFEMLQKKAKDAQDAEEQAQQAGSGGSRWTIPGFGNDDPAPQSGGRRTSSPRPSNRQTVAEAAIKSVVRSVGSSVGRAIVRGILGSLSRGR is encoded by the coding sequence ATGGCTGACGACACCAGTATTTTCATCGGCGCCAGCCGCAAGCCTGACGACAGCTATCAGCGCGCCGAGCAGCTGTTGCTGCAATATGGGAATCGTCACGGCCTGGTGACCGGCGCCACGGGTACCGGCAAGACCGTCACCTTGCAGATCCTGGCCGAAGGTTTTTCCAATGCCGGCGTGCCGGTGTTCTGCGCCGACATCAAGGGTGATCTGTCCGGCATCGCCATGATGGGCACGGCGCAGGATTTCCTGGTCAAACGAGCCGAGCAGATCAAGCTCGACCCGTATGACTTCCAGGAATTTCCGGTCATCTTCTGGGACCTGTTCGGTGAACAGGGCCATCCGATCCGCGCCACGGTCTCGGAAATGGGGCCGTTGTTGCTGTCGCGCCTGATGAACCTGACCGAGGCGCAGGAAGGCATCATGAACATCGCCTTCCGCCTGGCGGACGAAGAAGGCCTGCTGCTGCTCGACATGAAGGATCTGCAGGCGCTGCTGGCCAACATCGCCGAGCGCGCCGACGAGATCGGCTCGCGCTACGGCAATGTGACGAAGCCGTCGGTCGGGGCCATCCAGCGCACGCTGCTCGTCCTGGAGCAGCAGGGCGCGGCAAACTTCTTCGGCGAGCCGGCACTGCGCATCGCCGACATCATGCGCACAACACGCGACGGACGCGGCGCCATCAGTGTGCTCGCCGCCGACAAGCTGATGATGAACCCGCGGCTCTACGCGACCTTCCTGTTGTGGCTGATGTCGGAACTGTTCGAAGTGCTGCCGGAAGTCGGCGATCCCGACAAGCCGAAACTGGTGTTCTTCTTCGACGAGGCGCATCTTCTGTTCGACGAAGCGCCCAAAGTGCTGATCGATCGCGTCGAACAAGTGGTCCGCCTGATCCGTTCGAAAGGCGTCGGCGTCTATTTCGTCACGCAGAACCCTTTGGATATCCCTGAAAAGGTCCTGGCCCAGCTCGGCAATCGCGTCCAGCACGCGCTGCGCGCCTATACGCCGCGTGAACAGCAGGCGGTGAGGACTGCGGCCGAGACGTTCCGGCCAAATCCCGATTTCGACTGCATGACCGCCATTACCCAGCTCGCCACCGGCGAGGCGTTGGTCTCGACGCTGGAGGCCAAGGGTGTTCCATCCATGGTGCAGCGGACACTGATCCGCCCGCCATCCTCGCGGCTTGGGCCCATAACAGCCGCCGAGCGGCAAAAGCTGATCCAGGAAAGCCCTGTCACCGGCCAGTACGACCAGGTCATCGATCGCGAATCGGCTTTCGAAATGCTGCAGAAAAAGGCCAAGGACGCGCAGGATGCCGAAGAGCAGGCCCAGCAGGCCGGCAGCGGCGGCTCGCGCTGGACCATTCCGGGTTTCGGCAATGACGATCCCGCGCCGCAATCCGGTGGCAGGCGCACGTCTTCACCGCGCCCGTCCAATCGCCAGACCGTGGCCGAGGCGGCGATCAAGTCGGTGGTGCGCTCGGTCGGCTCGTCGGTCGGCCGGGCGATCGTGCGCGGGATTTTGGGGAGTTTGTCGAGGGGCAGGTAG
- a CDS encoding AbrB/MazE/SpoVT family DNA-binding domain-containing protein codes for MKTIIHKLDDGSEALILPREMLDSLNLQSGDQLQIIETDDGIILRPVADRFERQMKAAREVMDKYQVGLQKLAK; via the coding sequence GTGAAGACGATCATCCACAAGCTCGACGACGGATCAGAAGCCCTAATCTTGCCACGGGAAATGCTGGACAGCTTGAATCTGCAATCGGGCGATCAGCTCCAGATCATCGAAACTGATGACGGCATCATTTTAAGACCGGTGGCCGACAGGTTCGAACGGCAGATGAAGGCCGCACGCGAGGTCATGGACAAGTATCAGGTCGGGCTTCAGAAACTCGCCAAGTGA
- a CDS encoding TIGR03808 family TAT-translocated repetitive protein: MLNRRTLLTGTAGFAVMGLALGKAAAASLTGIEKASMRGSINATELGVQPGTSDDQSKAFAKLLRDANDRDMPVFLPPGTYVVSNLSLPGRVRLSGVPGATRIVYGGDGHLFLTEQADHIEFSGLVFDGSNRTMGDYAQGLLDLRRIAHLVVDNCQITGSGKNGLALEHATGRVERSDISGAADAGIYSVEAGGLAISGNTVSDCANGGILVHRWQAAEDGTMVTGNRVQRIQARSGGTGQNGNGINAFRAGNVVISGNIVSDCAFSAIRANSASNLQISGNTCSRSGETAVYSEFSFEGAIISNNIVDGAANGISIVNFNEGGRMGVCSGNIVRNLSTSGPYPADSPGFGVGIGVEADTTVSNNVIENAPLYGMQIGWGPYLRNVVATGNIIRKAGTGIVVSVVEGAGTAIISDNVIDGALNGAIVGQRWAEPATGDLASSNDSGYAHLTVERNHVS, from the coding sequence ATGTTGAACAGACGAACGCTGCTGACTGGAACCGCCGGCTTTGCCGTCATGGGCCTTGCGCTTGGCAAGGCTGCGGCCGCAAGCCTGACCGGCATCGAGAAAGCCTCGATGCGTGGCTCGATCAATGCCACCGAACTCGGCGTGCAGCCCGGCACATCAGACGATCAGAGCAAGGCCTTCGCCAAGCTGCTGCGCGACGCCAACGACCGCGACATGCCGGTGTTCCTGCCTCCGGGCACCTATGTCGTCTCCAACCTCTCGCTGCCTGGCCGCGTGCGTCTTTCCGGCGTGCCGGGCGCAACGCGGATCGTCTATGGCGGCGACGGCCACCTGTTCTTGACTGAGCAGGCCGACCATATCGAATTCAGCGGGCTGGTCTTTGATGGCTCGAACCGCACGATGGGCGATTATGCGCAAGGGCTGCTCGATCTGCGGAGGATCGCGCATCTGGTCGTCGACAATTGCCAGATCACCGGCAGCGGCAAGAACGGACTGGCGCTGGAACACGCGACGGGCCGGGTCGAGCGCTCGGACATATCGGGGGCTGCCGATGCCGGTATCTATTCGGTCGAGGCCGGCGGGCTGGCGATATCAGGCAACACCGTCTCCGACTGCGCCAATGGCGGCATCCTCGTGCACCGCTGGCAAGCGGCGGAAGACGGCACCATGGTCACCGGCAACCGCGTTCAACGGATCCAGGCACGCAGTGGCGGAACCGGGCAGAACGGCAACGGCATCAACGCCTTTCGCGCCGGCAATGTCGTCATCTCGGGCAACATCGTCTCCGACTGCGCCTTCTCGGCGATCCGGGCCAACAGCGCCAGCAACCTGCAGATATCGGGCAACACCTGCTCGCGCTCGGGCGAAACGGCGGTCTATTCCGAATTCTCGTTCGAAGGCGCCATCATCAGCAACAACATCGTCGACGGCGCCGCCAACGGCATCTCGATCGTCAATTTCAACGAAGGCGGCCGCATGGGCGTCTGCTCGGGCAACATCGTGCGCAATCTGTCGACCAGCGGCCCCTACCCCGCCGACTCGCCAGGGTTTGGTGTCGGCATCGGCGTCGAAGCAGACACCACCGTTTCCAACAACGTCATCGAAAACGCGCCGCTCTACGGCATGCAGATCGGCTGGGGCCCGTACCTGCGCAATGTCGTCGCCACCGGCAACATCATCCGCAAGGCCGGAACCGGGATCGTCGTATCCGTGGTCGAGGGCGCCGGTACGGCCATCATTTCAGACAATGTCATCGACGGCGCCCTGAACGGCGCCATTGTCGGCCAGCGCTGGGCCGAGCCGGCGACGGGCGACCTCGCCTCGTCAAACGATAGCGGCTATGCGCATCTGACCGTCGAGCGCAATCACGTCAGCTGA
- the scpA gene encoding methylmalonyl-CoA mutase, whose protein sequence is MIPDFGQIGWVPPRRVPVEIKGQRTTPEGLVAKHLYNQSDLKGLPHLDTYPGLPPFVRGPYPTMYVQQPWTIRQYAGFSTAEESNAFYRRNLAAGQKGLSVAFDLATHRGYDSDHPRVAGDVGMAGVAIDSILDMRQLFDGIPLGEMTVSMTMNGAVLPIMALYIVAAEEQGVAQKDLAGTIQNDILKEFMVRNTYIYPPKPSMRIVSDIFSYTSKNMPKFNSISISGYHMQEAGATADLELAYTIADGIEYARAGVAAGLDIDRFAPRLSFFWAIGMNFFMEVAKLRAARLLWATLMQKNFSPKDERSLSLRTHCQTSGWSLTAQDPYNNIIRTMIEAMAATQGHTQSLHTNSFDEAMALPTDHSARIARNTQLILQMESGTTRVIDPWGGSAYLERLTHDLAARALAHIEEVEALGGIAAATEQGIPKLRIEEAAARTQARIDSGEQMLVGVNAHRPETDIEVDVLKIDNAEVRARQLSKLQRLKGTRDVGAVESALDALTRAAQGNENLLEFAIRAARANATVGEISFALEKVFGRHVATVQTISGVYRKALGDNSVVDSLQDKLEAFEKKSGGKPRILVAKMGQDGHDRGQKVIATAFADLGFDVTVGAMFQTPDEIARLAVAQDVHIVGASSLAAGHLTLIPELRDALKKLGRGDMLIVAGGVIPPQDYDAVLQAGAAEIFPPGTVIPEAADRLLDRLLATE, encoded by the coding sequence TTGATCCCGGATTTCGGTCAGATCGGCTGGGTGCCGCCACGCCGCGTACCTGTCGAGATCAAGGGGCAGCGGACGACACCGGAAGGGCTCGTCGCCAAGCATCTGTACAATCAAAGCGACCTCAAGGGGTTGCCGCATCTCGACACCTATCCCGGCCTGCCGCCCTTCGTGCGCGGCCCCTACCCGACCATGTATGTCCAGCAGCCCTGGACGATCCGGCAGTATGCAGGCTTCTCGACGGCCGAGGAATCCAACGCTTTCTACCGGCGCAACCTCGCCGCCGGCCAGAAGGGACTGTCGGTTGCCTTCGATCTTGCCACGCATCGCGGCTATGACAGCGACCATCCGCGCGTTGCGGGTGACGTGGGCATGGCGGGCGTCGCCATCGATTCCATCCTCGACATGCGGCAGCTCTTCGACGGCATTCCGCTCGGCGAGATGACCGTGTCGATGACGATGAACGGCGCGGTGCTGCCGATCATGGCGCTCTACATCGTCGCGGCGGAAGAACAGGGCGTTGCGCAGAAGGATCTTGCCGGCACCATTCAGAACGACATTCTGAAGGAGTTCATGGTCCGCAACACCTACATCTATCCGCCAAAACCCTCGATGCGGATCGTGTCGGATATCTTCTCCTACACGTCGAAGAACATGCCGAAGTTCAATTCGATATCGATCTCCGGCTATCACATGCAGGAGGCCGGCGCGACGGCCGACCTCGAACTCGCCTATACGATCGCCGACGGCATCGAATATGCCCGCGCCGGCGTGGCGGCAGGCCTCGACATCGACCGCTTTGCGCCGCGCCTGTCCTTCTTCTGGGCGATCGGCATGAACTTCTTCATGGAAGTCGCCAAGCTGCGGGCCGCGCGCCTGCTGTGGGCGACCCTGATGCAGAAGAATTTTTCGCCGAAGGACGAGCGTTCGCTGTCGCTGCGCACCCATTGCCAGACCTCGGGCTGGTCGCTGACGGCGCAGGACCCCTACAACAACATCATCCGCACCATGATCGAGGCGATGGCGGCAACGCAGGGCCACACGCAGTCGCTGCACACCAATTCCTTCGACGAGGCGATGGCGCTGCCGACCGACCATTCGGCGCGCATCGCCCGCAACACCCAGCTCATCCTGCAAATGGAATCCGGCACCACGCGCGTCATCGACCCGTGGGGCGGTTCGGCCTATCTCGAACGGCTGACGCATGACCTGGCAGCGCGAGCGCTTGCCCATATCGAGGAGGTCGAGGCGCTCGGCGGCATCGCCGCCGCGACCGAACAGGGCATTCCCAAGCTGCGCATCGAGGAAGCCGCCGCGCGCACGCAGGCGCGCATCGATTCCGGTGAGCAGATGCTGGTCGGCGTCAACGCCCATCGCCCCGAGACCGACATCGAGGTCGACGTACTGAAGATCGACAATGCCGAAGTCAGGGCCCGGCAATTGTCGAAGCTGCAACGGCTGAAGGGCACACGCGACGTCGGCGCGGTCGAGAGCGCACTCGATGCGCTTACCCGTGCCGCGCAAGGCAATGAAAACCTGCTGGAGTTCGCCATCCGCGCCGCGCGCGCCAATGCCACGGTCGGTGAAATCTCGTTTGCGCTGGAGAAAGTCTTTGGCCGCCACGTCGCCACGGTGCAGACCATTTCCGGCGTCTATCGCAAGGCGCTTGGCGATAATTCCGTCGTCGACAGCCTGCAGGACAAGCTTGAAGCCTTCGAGAAGAAATCCGGCGGCAAGCCGCGCATTCTCGTTGCCAAGATGGGACAGGACGGCCACGACCGTGGCCAGAAGGTCATCGCCACGGCCTTCGCCGATCTCGGTTTCGACGTCACCGTCGGCGCGATGTTCCAGACACCGGACGAGATCGCCAGGCTGGCGGTCGCACAGGACGTCCATATCGTCGGCGCCTCGTCGCTGGCGGCGGGACATCTGACGTTGATCCCCGAACTGCGCGACGCGCTGAAAAAGCTCGGCCGAGGCGACATGCTGATCGTCGCCGGCGGCGTCATTCCACCGCAGGATTATGACGCGGTGCTGCAAGCGGGTGCTGCTGAGATCTTCCCGCCGGGCACGGTCATACCGGAAGCAGCGGATCGCTTGCTGGACCGGCTGCTGGCCACGGAGTAG